One stretch of Anabas testudineus chromosome 24, fAnaTes1.2, whole genome shotgun sequence DNA includes these proteins:
- the senp6a gene encoding sentrin-specific protease 6 isoform X3, which yields MAHNRRLFFEALDRSETRRDGGYKHSWSFSLSDDSEEERRHDASVVSADEMDEQQPTSPEEKKSPALRHFSSSDPLRTYENRSNNHMRHLNKLAPKRLSTELPLTVATSSPVPSRTNFFILSPAPTQGIVLQGRHFQHAQVPTAIRKPVQRNDFSTTQAVEVDSIVLTCPEIPEDGTLNIKRRVQQKRKTLEDCCSFPSHGKAAESVCMKCNKPSKDSNKCQNCGNSQMLLPCQQATLSSPTPRPPIRTQPSPGPNCLQQNFYKPGSNIRETLPIRITSTRGTLLPLNNGRSPLLPGTSNCCGVRNPPKGKRTTAAQKQELNDPIVLSSDDEEEEVDNSSTGNVNRLDSVSPRPADSAHSSPAPSGGRVEAAVKSAGEQEEINTDFFEDVNMKITIPRRARMKDQFGNQPPAEQFSPKTKKPKITSPSKCDSIILECRSVRVGTLRRMVTKPVIFSIDQIQLETEGTERDRIEVCLRASELISCEWCSVRKLPVLFFQTTPEECSRLRTQLNMSKEKGGQWYDCTGDQSDEKYIVLIFENGLAMKEQMILEDILGEIGKTNNLINFPTKLSFEEANIRLVNYNKASKQKEEKVKPMTPPKMTQASPVTKVTQVMQASPVTPVTMPVRTRMATRQQTGTCYQEEDEDMTDLQPTFSGPIVKLMVYPPPPAKGGISVTNEDLHCLNDGEFLNDVIIDFYLKYLVLEKLRKDDAQRIHVFSSFFYKRLNQRERRNVPDATNLPIQKRKHNRVKTWTRHVDLFQKDFIFVPINESAHWYLAVICFPGLEGPVFEQNPLCHAQFPASTSASDAQPEENIPDHCRPLSPDRDGLDSSSEQLSPGVPEASEPDGDFAKENSAFPDRGQESSNTVSSNGQTDTEQQYTSELHRISVCYSSGKGDDDTYTFSDDQSSCQDECSEDGTLGEDTLSSDASCLASKHNLCKQPCILIMDSLRGPARSTVVKTLREYLEVEWEVRKGTQRSFGKDVMKGSSPRVPQQDNFSDCGVYILQYVESFFENPIQSFHLPVNLSDWFPQQRMKTKREEIKELILKIQAQQELEKKESDQATAPPGSPEEPEIEETSGLVSPNLAIGP from the exons ATGGCCCACAACAGACGCCTTTTCTTTGAAG CCCTGGATAGATCAGAGACCAGGCGAGATGGAGGGTACAAGCACAGCTGgagcttttctctttctgatgacagtgaagaggaaaggagacaTGA TGCGAGTGTGGTGAGCGCCGACGAGATGGACGAGCAGCAGCCGACCTCTCCTGAGGAGAAAAAG TCTCCTGCTCTCCGgcacttctcctcctctgatccCTTGAGAACGTATGAAAACAGGTCAAATAATCACATGAGGCATCTGAACAAGCTGGCACCCAAACGGCTCAG CACTGAGCTCCCTCTCACAGTAGCAACGTCCTCCCCCGTGCCCAGCAGAACCAACTTTTTCATCCTTAGTCCCGCACCAACACAAGGAATCGTTTTACAAGGTCGACACTTTCAGCACGCACAAGTCCCGACTGCAATAAGGAAACCAGTCCAAAG GAACGACTTCTCCACCACACAAGCTGTAGAGGTCGACAGCATCGTCCTCACCTGTCCCGAGATCCCAG AAGATGGAACCCTTAACATCAAACGCCGTGTCCAGCAGAAGAGGAAAACGCTGGAGGACTGCTGTAGTTTTCCTTCACATGGCAAAGCAGCAGAG TCAGTGTGCATGAAGTGCAACAAACCGAGCAAGGACAGTAATAAGTGTCAGAACTGTGGGAACAGTCAGATGCTGCTGCCCTGTCAGCAGGCCACACTGTCATCCCCGACCCCCCGACCCCCCATCAGAACCCAGCCCTCCCCCGGACCAAACTGCCTGCAGCAGAACTTTTACAAACCAGGCTCGAACATAAGGGAGACTCTGCCAATACGCATCACGAGCACCAGAGGAACCCTGCTGCCCCTGAACAACGGCAGGTCGCCTCTTTTACCTGGGACGTCGAACTGCTGCGGAGTCAGGAACCCCCCCAAAGGAAAGAGGACGACGGCAGCCCAGAAGCAAGAGCTCAACGACCCTA TCGTCCTGTCCAGTgatgacgaggaggaggaggtcgacaacagcagcacaggaaaCGTCAACAGGTTGGACAGCGTTTCCCCGCGACCTGCGGACTCGGCTCACTCCTCTCCGGCGCCCTCTGGAGGCAGAGTGGAGGCGGCGGTGAAGAGTGCcggagagcaggaggagatcAACACGGACTTCTTTGAAGACGTCAACATGAAGATCACAATACCACGGAGAGCACGCATGAAAGATCAG TTTGGAAATCAACCCCCTGCTGAGCAGTTTTCTCCTAAGACAAAAAAGCCCAAAATCACGTCGCCCAGTAAGTGTGACAGCATCATACTGGAGTGTCGGAGTGTAAGAGTAGGAACTCTACGCAGGATGGTGACGAAACCTGTCATT ttttccatCGACCAAATCCAGCTGGAAACTGAAG GCACGGAGCGCGACAGGATAGAGGTTTGTCTACGGGCGTCGGAGCTAATCAGCTGCGAGTGGTGCAGCGTGCGAAAGCTTCCCGTTTTGTTCTTCCAAACGACACCTGAGGAGTGCAGCCGCCTGCGCACACAGCTCAACATGTCCAAGGAGAAGGGAGGCCAGTGGTACGACTGCACCGGGGATC AGTCAGACGAGAAATACATTGTTTTGATCTTCGAGAACGGCCTAGCGATGAAGGAGCAGATGATCCTGGAGGACATCCTGGGCGAGATCGGCAAGACCAACAATCTCATCAACTTCCCCACCAAGCTGTCCTTCGAAGAGGCCAACATCCGACTGGTCAACTACAACAAGGCGTCGAagcagaaggaggagaag GTGAAGCCAATGACTCCTCCCAAAATGACCCAGGCCTCCCCAGTTACCAAGGTTACTCAGGTCATGCAGGCCTCGCCGGTGACACCCGTCACGATGCCCGTACGTACACGGATGGCCACCCGCCAGCAGACCGGCACCTGCTATCAAGAGGAAGACGAGGACATGACCGACCTCCAGCCGACCTTCTCTGGACCAATTGTCAA attAATGGtgtatcctcctcctccagccaaAGGTGGCATATCAGTCACTAACGAAGACCTGCACTGCCTTAATGACGGAGAATTCCTGAACGACGTTAtcatagatttttatttaaa ATATTTAGTTTTAGAGAAATTGAGAAAAGACGATGCGCAAAGAATCCACGTGTTCAGCTCCTTTTTCTACAAGAGACTCAACCAGAGAGAACGGAGGAACGTTCCAGACGCAACAAACCTGCC AATCCAGAAACGGAAGCACAACAGGGTTAAGACGTGGACTCGGCATGTGGATCTGTTCCAGAAGGACTTCATTTTTGTTCCCATCAACGAGTC AGCTCACTGGTACCTGGCAGTCATCTGCTTCCCGGGCCTCGAGGGTCCTGTGTTTGAGCAGAACCCGCTGTGCCATGCCCAGTTTCCAGCCTCCACCTCAGCTTCAGATGCTCAGCCGGAGGAGAACATCCCGGACCACTGCCGGCCTCTGTCCCCAGACAGAGACGGGCTGGACAGCTCATCGGAGCAGCTGTCCCCTGGTGTCCCCGAGGCATCTGAGCCCGATGGCGACTTCGCCAAGGAGAACTCTGCCTTCCCAGACAGGGGGCAGGAGTCCTCCAACACGGTGTCCAGCAACGGGCAGACTGACACCGAGCAACAGTATACGA GTGAGTTGCACAGAATCAGTGTTTGTTACAGTTCAGGTAAAGGAGATGATGACACCTACACCTTCTCTGACGACCAAAGCTCCTGTCAG GACGAGTGCAGTGAGGACGGGACTCTGGGTGAAGACACGCTCAGCTCGGACGCCTCCTGTTTGGCCTCCAAACATAACCTCTGCAAACA GCCTTGTATTCTCATCATGGACTCGCTGCGCGGTCCGGCCAGGTCGACTGTAGTGAAAACTCTCAGAGA gtaCCTGGAGGTGGAGTGGGAGGTGCGGAAGGGGACTCAGAGGAGTTTCGGGAAGGACGTGATGAAGGGCTCCAGCCCACGTGTGCCTCAGCAGGATAACTTCAGTGACTGTGGAGTTTACATCCTGCAGTATGTGGAGAGCTTCTTCGAG AATCCCATTCAGAGTTTTCATCTGCCCGTGAACCTGTCGGACTGGTTTCCTCAGCAGAGGATGAAGACGAAGCGCGAGGAGATCAAAGAGCTGATCCTGAAGATTCAAGCTCAACAAGAACTGGAAAAGAAAGAGTCGGACCAGGCCACTGCTCCCCCCGGCTCTCCTGAGGAACCTGAAATCGAAGAGACTTCTGGGTTAGTGTCGCCAAACCTCGCCATCGGCCCCTGA
- the senp6a gene encoding sentrin-specific protease 6 isoform X2: MAHNRRLFFEALDRSETRRDGGYKHSWSFSLSDDSEEERRHDASVVSADEMDEQQPTSPEEKKSPALRHFSSSDPLRTYENRSNNHMRHLNKLAPKRLSTELPLTVATSSPVPSRTNFFILSPAPTQGIVLQGRHFQHAQVPTAIRKPVQSLDLKERNDFSTTQAVEVDSIVLTCPEIPEDGTLNIKRRVQQKRKTLEDCCSFPSHGKAAESVCMKCNKPSKDSNKCQNCGNSQMLLPCQQATLSSPTPRPPIRTQPSPGPNCLQQNFYKPGSNIRETLPIRITSTRGTLLPLNNGRSPLLPGTSNCCGVRNPPKGKRTTAAQKQELNDPIVLSSDDEEEEVDNSSTGNVNRLDSVSPRPADSAHSSPAPSGGRVEAAVKSAGEQEEINTDFFEDVNMKITIPRRARMKDQFGNQPPAEQFSPKTKKPKITSPSKCDSIILECRSVRVGTLRRMVTKPVIFSIDQIQLETEGTERDRIEVCLRASELISCEWCSVRKLPVLFFQTTPEECSRLRTQLNMSKEKGGQWYDCTGDQSDEKYIVLIFENGLAMKEQMILEDILGEIGKTNNLINFPTKLSFEEANIRLVNYNKASKQKEEKVKPMTPPKMTQASPVTKVTQVMQASPVTPVTMPVRTRMATRQQTGTCYQEEDEDMTDLQPTFSGPIVKLMVYPPPPAKGGISVTNEDLHCLNDGEFLNDVIIDFYLKYLVLEKLRKDDAQRIHVFSSFFYKRLNQRERRNVPDATNLPIQKRKHNRVKTWTRHVDLFQKDFIFVPINESAHWYLAVICFPGLEGPVFEQNPLCHAQFPASTSASDAQPEENIPDHCRPLSPDRDGLDSSSEQLSPGVPEASEPDGDFAKENSAFPDRGQESSNTVSSNGQTDTEQQYTSELHRISVCYSSGKGDDDTYTFSDDQSSCQDECSEDGTLGEDTLSSDASCLASKHNLCKQPCILIMDSLRGPARSTVVKTLREYLEVEWEVRKGTQRSFGKDVMKGSSPRVPQQDNFSDCGVYILQYVESFFENPIQSFHLPVNLSDWFPQQRMKTKREEIKELILKIQAQQELEKKESDQATAPPGSPEEPEIEETSGLVSPNLAIGP, translated from the exons ATGGCCCACAACAGACGCCTTTTCTTTGAAG CCCTGGATAGATCAGAGACCAGGCGAGATGGAGGGTACAAGCACAGCTGgagcttttctctttctgatgacagtgaagaggaaaggagacaTGA TGCGAGTGTGGTGAGCGCCGACGAGATGGACGAGCAGCAGCCGACCTCTCCTGAGGAGAAAAAG TCTCCTGCTCTCCGgcacttctcctcctctgatccCTTGAGAACGTATGAAAACAGGTCAAATAATCACATGAGGCATCTGAACAAGCTGGCACCCAAACGGCTCAG CACTGAGCTCCCTCTCACAGTAGCAACGTCCTCCCCCGTGCCCAGCAGAACCAACTTTTTCATCCTTAGTCCCGCACCAACACAAGGAATCGTTTTACAAGGTCGACACTTTCAGCACGCACAAGTCCCGACTGCAATAAGGAAACCAGTCCAAAG CCTCGACTTAAAGGAAAG GAACGACTTCTCCACCACACAAGCTGTAGAGGTCGACAGCATCGTCCTCACCTGTCCCGAGATCCCAG AAGATGGAACCCTTAACATCAAACGCCGTGTCCAGCAGAAGAGGAAAACGCTGGAGGACTGCTGTAGTTTTCCTTCACATGGCAAAGCAGCAGAG TCAGTGTGCATGAAGTGCAACAAACCGAGCAAGGACAGTAATAAGTGTCAGAACTGTGGGAACAGTCAGATGCTGCTGCCCTGTCAGCAGGCCACACTGTCATCCCCGACCCCCCGACCCCCCATCAGAACCCAGCCCTCCCCCGGACCAAACTGCCTGCAGCAGAACTTTTACAAACCAGGCTCGAACATAAGGGAGACTCTGCCAATACGCATCACGAGCACCAGAGGAACCCTGCTGCCCCTGAACAACGGCAGGTCGCCTCTTTTACCTGGGACGTCGAACTGCTGCGGAGTCAGGAACCCCCCCAAAGGAAAGAGGACGACGGCAGCCCAGAAGCAAGAGCTCAACGACCCTA TCGTCCTGTCCAGTgatgacgaggaggaggaggtcgacaacagcagcacaggaaaCGTCAACAGGTTGGACAGCGTTTCCCCGCGACCTGCGGACTCGGCTCACTCCTCTCCGGCGCCCTCTGGAGGCAGAGTGGAGGCGGCGGTGAAGAGTGCcggagagcaggaggagatcAACACGGACTTCTTTGAAGACGTCAACATGAAGATCACAATACCACGGAGAGCACGCATGAAAGATCAG TTTGGAAATCAACCCCCTGCTGAGCAGTTTTCTCCTAAGACAAAAAAGCCCAAAATCACGTCGCCCAGTAAGTGTGACAGCATCATACTGGAGTGTCGGAGTGTAAGAGTAGGAACTCTACGCAGGATGGTGACGAAACCTGTCATT ttttccatCGACCAAATCCAGCTGGAAACTGAAG GCACGGAGCGCGACAGGATAGAGGTTTGTCTACGGGCGTCGGAGCTAATCAGCTGCGAGTGGTGCAGCGTGCGAAAGCTTCCCGTTTTGTTCTTCCAAACGACACCTGAGGAGTGCAGCCGCCTGCGCACACAGCTCAACATGTCCAAGGAGAAGGGAGGCCAGTGGTACGACTGCACCGGGGATC AGTCAGACGAGAAATACATTGTTTTGATCTTCGAGAACGGCCTAGCGATGAAGGAGCAGATGATCCTGGAGGACATCCTGGGCGAGATCGGCAAGACCAACAATCTCATCAACTTCCCCACCAAGCTGTCCTTCGAAGAGGCCAACATCCGACTGGTCAACTACAACAAGGCGTCGAagcagaaggaggagaag GTGAAGCCAATGACTCCTCCCAAAATGACCCAGGCCTCCCCAGTTACCAAGGTTACTCAGGTCATGCAGGCCTCGCCGGTGACACCCGTCACGATGCCCGTACGTACACGGATGGCCACCCGCCAGCAGACCGGCACCTGCTATCAAGAGGAAGACGAGGACATGACCGACCTCCAGCCGACCTTCTCTGGACCAATTGTCAA attAATGGtgtatcctcctcctccagccaaAGGTGGCATATCAGTCACTAACGAAGACCTGCACTGCCTTAATGACGGAGAATTCCTGAACGACGTTAtcatagatttttatttaaa ATATTTAGTTTTAGAGAAATTGAGAAAAGACGATGCGCAAAGAATCCACGTGTTCAGCTCCTTTTTCTACAAGAGACTCAACCAGAGAGAACGGAGGAACGTTCCAGACGCAACAAACCTGCC AATCCAGAAACGGAAGCACAACAGGGTTAAGACGTGGACTCGGCATGTGGATCTGTTCCAGAAGGACTTCATTTTTGTTCCCATCAACGAGTC AGCTCACTGGTACCTGGCAGTCATCTGCTTCCCGGGCCTCGAGGGTCCTGTGTTTGAGCAGAACCCGCTGTGCCATGCCCAGTTTCCAGCCTCCACCTCAGCTTCAGATGCTCAGCCGGAGGAGAACATCCCGGACCACTGCCGGCCTCTGTCCCCAGACAGAGACGGGCTGGACAGCTCATCGGAGCAGCTGTCCCCTGGTGTCCCCGAGGCATCTGAGCCCGATGGCGACTTCGCCAAGGAGAACTCTGCCTTCCCAGACAGGGGGCAGGAGTCCTCCAACACGGTGTCCAGCAACGGGCAGACTGACACCGAGCAACAGTATACGA GTGAGTTGCACAGAATCAGTGTTTGTTACAGTTCAGGTAAAGGAGATGATGACACCTACACCTTCTCTGACGACCAAAGCTCCTGTCAG GACGAGTGCAGTGAGGACGGGACTCTGGGTGAAGACACGCTCAGCTCGGACGCCTCCTGTTTGGCCTCCAAACATAACCTCTGCAAACA GCCTTGTATTCTCATCATGGACTCGCTGCGCGGTCCGGCCAGGTCGACTGTAGTGAAAACTCTCAGAGA gtaCCTGGAGGTGGAGTGGGAGGTGCGGAAGGGGACTCAGAGGAGTTTCGGGAAGGACGTGATGAAGGGCTCCAGCCCACGTGTGCCTCAGCAGGATAACTTCAGTGACTGTGGAGTTTACATCCTGCAGTATGTGGAGAGCTTCTTCGAG AATCCCATTCAGAGTTTTCATCTGCCCGTGAACCTGTCGGACTGGTTTCCTCAGCAGAGGATGAAGACGAAGCGCGAGGAGATCAAAGAGCTGATCCTGAAGATTCAAGCTCAACAAGAACTGGAAAAGAAAGAGTCGGACCAGGCCACTGCTCCCCCCGGCTCTCCTGAGGAACCTGAAATCGAAGAGACTTCTGGGTTAGTGTCGCCAAACCTCGCCATCGGCCCCTGA
- the senp6a gene encoding sentrin-specific protease 6 isoform X1, producing MAHNRRLFFEALDRSETRRDGGYKHSWSFSLSDDSEEERRHDASVVSADEMDEQQPTSPEEKKSPALRHFSSSDPLRTYENRSNNHMRHLNKLAPKRLSTELPLTVATSSPVPSRTNFFILSPAPTQGIVLQGRHFQHAQVPTAIRKPVQSSLDLKERNDFSTTQAVEVDSIVLTCPEIPEDGTLNIKRRVQQKRKTLEDCCSFPSHGKAAESVCMKCNKPSKDSNKCQNCGNSQMLLPCQQATLSSPTPRPPIRTQPSPGPNCLQQNFYKPGSNIRETLPIRITSTRGTLLPLNNGRSPLLPGTSNCCGVRNPPKGKRTTAAQKQELNDPIVLSSDDEEEEVDNSSTGNVNRLDSVSPRPADSAHSSPAPSGGRVEAAVKSAGEQEEINTDFFEDVNMKITIPRRARMKDQFGNQPPAEQFSPKTKKPKITSPSKCDSIILECRSVRVGTLRRMVTKPVIFSIDQIQLETEGTERDRIEVCLRASELISCEWCSVRKLPVLFFQTTPEECSRLRTQLNMSKEKGGQWYDCTGDQSDEKYIVLIFENGLAMKEQMILEDILGEIGKTNNLINFPTKLSFEEANIRLVNYNKASKQKEEKVKPMTPPKMTQASPVTKVTQVMQASPVTPVTMPVRTRMATRQQTGTCYQEEDEDMTDLQPTFSGPIVKLMVYPPPPAKGGISVTNEDLHCLNDGEFLNDVIIDFYLKYLVLEKLRKDDAQRIHVFSSFFYKRLNQRERRNVPDATNLPIQKRKHNRVKTWTRHVDLFQKDFIFVPINESAHWYLAVICFPGLEGPVFEQNPLCHAQFPASTSASDAQPEENIPDHCRPLSPDRDGLDSSSEQLSPGVPEASEPDGDFAKENSAFPDRGQESSNTVSSNGQTDTEQQYTSELHRISVCYSSGKGDDDTYTFSDDQSSCQDECSEDGTLGEDTLSSDASCLASKHNLCKQPCILIMDSLRGPARSTVVKTLREYLEVEWEVRKGTQRSFGKDVMKGSSPRVPQQDNFSDCGVYILQYVESFFENPIQSFHLPVNLSDWFPQQRMKTKREEIKELILKIQAQQELEKKESDQATAPPGSPEEPEIEETSGLVSPNLAIGP from the exons ATGGCCCACAACAGACGCCTTTTCTTTGAAG CCCTGGATAGATCAGAGACCAGGCGAGATGGAGGGTACAAGCACAGCTGgagcttttctctttctgatgacagtgaagaggaaaggagacaTGA TGCGAGTGTGGTGAGCGCCGACGAGATGGACGAGCAGCAGCCGACCTCTCCTGAGGAGAAAAAG TCTCCTGCTCTCCGgcacttctcctcctctgatccCTTGAGAACGTATGAAAACAGGTCAAATAATCACATGAGGCATCTGAACAAGCTGGCACCCAAACGGCTCAG CACTGAGCTCCCTCTCACAGTAGCAACGTCCTCCCCCGTGCCCAGCAGAACCAACTTTTTCATCCTTAGTCCCGCACCAACACAAGGAATCGTTTTACAAGGTCGACACTTTCAGCACGCACAAGTCCCGACTGCAATAAGGAAACCAGTCCAAAG CAGCCTCGACTTAAAGGAAAG GAACGACTTCTCCACCACACAAGCTGTAGAGGTCGACAGCATCGTCCTCACCTGTCCCGAGATCCCAG AAGATGGAACCCTTAACATCAAACGCCGTGTCCAGCAGAAGAGGAAAACGCTGGAGGACTGCTGTAGTTTTCCTTCACATGGCAAAGCAGCAGAG TCAGTGTGCATGAAGTGCAACAAACCGAGCAAGGACAGTAATAAGTGTCAGAACTGTGGGAACAGTCAGATGCTGCTGCCCTGTCAGCAGGCCACACTGTCATCCCCGACCCCCCGACCCCCCATCAGAACCCAGCCCTCCCCCGGACCAAACTGCCTGCAGCAGAACTTTTACAAACCAGGCTCGAACATAAGGGAGACTCTGCCAATACGCATCACGAGCACCAGAGGAACCCTGCTGCCCCTGAACAACGGCAGGTCGCCTCTTTTACCTGGGACGTCGAACTGCTGCGGAGTCAGGAACCCCCCCAAAGGAAAGAGGACGACGGCAGCCCAGAAGCAAGAGCTCAACGACCCTA TCGTCCTGTCCAGTgatgacgaggaggaggaggtcgacaacagcagcacaggaaaCGTCAACAGGTTGGACAGCGTTTCCCCGCGACCTGCGGACTCGGCTCACTCCTCTCCGGCGCCCTCTGGAGGCAGAGTGGAGGCGGCGGTGAAGAGTGCcggagagcaggaggagatcAACACGGACTTCTTTGAAGACGTCAACATGAAGATCACAATACCACGGAGAGCACGCATGAAAGATCAG TTTGGAAATCAACCCCCTGCTGAGCAGTTTTCTCCTAAGACAAAAAAGCCCAAAATCACGTCGCCCAGTAAGTGTGACAGCATCATACTGGAGTGTCGGAGTGTAAGAGTAGGAACTCTACGCAGGATGGTGACGAAACCTGTCATT ttttccatCGACCAAATCCAGCTGGAAACTGAAG GCACGGAGCGCGACAGGATAGAGGTTTGTCTACGGGCGTCGGAGCTAATCAGCTGCGAGTGGTGCAGCGTGCGAAAGCTTCCCGTTTTGTTCTTCCAAACGACACCTGAGGAGTGCAGCCGCCTGCGCACACAGCTCAACATGTCCAAGGAGAAGGGAGGCCAGTGGTACGACTGCACCGGGGATC AGTCAGACGAGAAATACATTGTTTTGATCTTCGAGAACGGCCTAGCGATGAAGGAGCAGATGATCCTGGAGGACATCCTGGGCGAGATCGGCAAGACCAACAATCTCATCAACTTCCCCACCAAGCTGTCCTTCGAAGAGGCCAACATCCGACTGGTCAACTACAACAAGGCGTCGAagcagaaggaggagaag GTGAAGCCAATGACTCCTCCCAAAATGACCCAGGCCTCCCCAGTTACCAAGGTTACTCAGGTCATGCAGGCCTCGCCGGTGACACCCGTCACGATGCCCGTACGTACACGGATGGCCACCCGCCAGCAGACCGGCACCTGCTATCAAGAGGAAGACGAGGACATGACCGACCTCCAGCCGACCTTCTCTGGACCAATTGTCAA attAATGGtgtatcctcctcctccagccaaAGGTGGCATATCAGTCACTAACGAAGACCTGCACTGCCTTAATGACGGAGAATTCCTGAACGACGTTAtcatagatttttatttaaa ATATTTAGTTTTAGAGAAATTGAGAAAAGACGATGCGCAAAGAATCCACGTGTTCAGCTCCTTTTTCTACAAGAGACTCAACCAGAGAGAACGGAGGAACGTTCCAGACGCAACAAACCTGCC AATCCAGAAACGGAAGCACAACAGGGTTAAGACGTGGACTCGGCATGTGGATCTGTTCCAGAAGGACTTCATTTTTGTTCCCATCAACGAGTC AGCTCACTGGTACCTGGCAGTCATCTGCTTCCCGGGCCTCGAGGGTCCTGTGTTTGAGCAGAACCCGCTGTGCCATGCCCAGTTTCCAGCCTCCACCTCAGCTTCAGATGCTCAGCCGGAGGAGAACATCCCGGACCACTGCCGGCCTCTGTCCCCAGACAGAGACGGGCTGGACAGCTCATCGGAGCAGCTGTCCCCTGGTGTCCCCGAGGCATCTGAGCCCGATGGCGACTTCGCCAAGGAGAACTCTGCCTTCCCAGACAGGGGGCAGGAGTCCTCCAACACGGTGTCCAGCAACGGGCAGACTGACACCGAGCAACAGTATACGA GTGAGTTGCACAGAATCAGTGTTTGTTACAGTTCAGGTAAAGGAGATGATGACACCTACACCTTCTCTGACGACCAAAGCTCCTGTCAG GACGAGTGCAGTGAGGACGGGACTCTGGGTGAAGACACGCTCAGCTCGGACGCCTCCTGTTTGGCCTCCAAACATAACCTCTGCAAACA GCCTTGTATTCTCATCATGGACTCGCTGCGCGGTCCGGCCAGGTCGACTGTAGTGAAAACTCTCAGAGA gtaCCTGGAGGTGGAGTGGGAGGTGCGGAAGGGGACTCAGAGGAGTTTCGGGAAGGACGTGATGAAGGGCTCCAGCCCACGTGTGCCTCAGCAGGATAACTTCAGTGACTGTGGAGTTTACATCCTGCAGTATGTGGAGAGCTTCTTCGAG AATCCCATTCAGAGTTTTCATCTGCCCGTGAACCTGTCGGACTGGTTTCCTCAGCAGAGGATGAAGACGAAGCGCGAGGAGATCAAAGAGCTGATCCTGAAGATTCAAGCTCAACAAGAACTGGAAAAGAAAGAGTCGGACCAGGCCACTGCTCCCCCCGGCTCTCCTGAGGAACCTGAAATCGAAGAGACTTCTGGGTTAGTGTCGCCAAACCTCGCCATCGGCCCCTGA